The DNA region GGTCGCCCTTGCGTTCGCCTTCCCAGATCTTGTCCCAGCCGATCTCGTCTTCGATTGGTTTCGAGAGGCGATCGCCCTGCACCAGCAGGAGGTCGCACACATGCGAGGCATTGCGGCGAGTACTGATGGCGCCGAAATATTGCAGCATTGCGCGCTGGCTGTCGCCGAGGCGCACCCCGGCGATGCAATTGTATTTCTGCGGCAGGGTCGCCTTGAGGTCTTCGACCATATGGCGGTAACTCTTGCCGCTATCCAGCCAGGGCAGCCACAAGGTCATGGCGAGTATCCATAGCAGGGTGATGCCGGCCGCCCAGTTGATGAGGGAACGGCGCACCGAGCGGCCGACCCGCCATACCAGCACGATCCACATGACGGTGACGGTGACGGCGATCCAGAACGGGAGTGCCTGGAAATCGGGCTCGAAGCCCGGTTGATAGTTCTTCAGCCAATGGGTGATCTTGGCGTTGTTGTCGAGCAGCAGGCCGGCCCAGCCCCACCACAGTGCGATGGCGAGCAGCGCGAAGGTCATGATGCCGAACCAGTCCAGCGCATTCGCGGCGCCGCGCCGTACGGTGGCCAGCGCGGCGGTGGCCAGCAGTGCGATCGGCAGCAGCATGGGCAGGCCGTTCTGGTCGTTGATGTCGGGCACGAAACTCAACAGCAGCAGCATGACGATGAAGCTGGTCAGCAGCAGCTGGAACTCCGGCTGCTGGCGTATGCGTTTGCGCGCCTCCCATACCGTCCAGGTCGCCAGCGGTGCGGCCGGCCAAGCCAGCCAGGGCAGGGATTTCAGGTAGTACAGCGACTCGCGGAAATCGCCGCTGCGGGCATAGCCGAACCAGCGGCCGATGTTGCGCGTCCAGATCCACTCGGTGAACAGTTGCGGCGAATGCTGGAACAGCAGCCAGGGCCAGACGACGAACCACGGCAGTGCACAGAGCAGTGCGATGGCCAGCGTGGTGAAGTATCCGCGCGTGCGCCAGTTGCGGAACAGCAGCAGGCCGAGGCTGATCAGCAGGAACAGCATCGGTGCGATGAAGCCCTTGCTCATGAAGCCGATGCCCAGGCCGATGCCGATGAGCACTCCTCCCAATTTGGCGCGGCGCAGGCTGAGCGCATAGCCGTACAACATCATGGCGCAGCCGGTGAGCAGGGCGTTGTCGGTGAGGATCTCGTGCGCGCGCACCAGCATGCCAAGGCAGCCGATGAGGATGATGGCGGCTGGCCAGCCGCGGTTGTTGCCGAACAGTTCGCGTCCGCCCAGGCCGACGAACAGCAAGGTGAGCGCGGTATAGAAACCGGTCGCCAGGCGTGCGCCGTCATGCAGCGGCAGCAGCGGGGCGAGCGTCTTGGCGAACAGCGCGGCCGTCCAGTAATACAGCGGCGGCTTGTCCAGGTAAGGTTCGCCCGCCAGCGTGGGGACGATCCAGTCGTGGTTCTGGATGATGTGGTAGATGAGGCCGAAGCTGTAGGCTTCGTCCGGTTTCCACGGATCGTGCCCGAACAGGCCGGTGAGCAACCAGGCTGCGCACAGCAGGAACAGGAAACTTGCCTTGAGCGGGGTGATCTCGGGCTCTTTCAGCTTGGTGTAGTAGGCGTACATCTGGTTCTATGCGATGAGCTTGAGTGTCGGTCCGTGCGGCTGTCGCGCGCCAAAGGGGCGCAGGAAACTGTGCGCATTCTTACCTAATGGCCGGCTTTGCGCCAGCCAGGCATGGCGCCGCCTTTGCGGATGGGGCGTTGGCTGCGGGTTTGCGCAGGGGGCGACGGGAAACAAAAAAGGCAGCGAAAGCTGCCTTTTTGATTCGTGCTGACGACGCAGTTCCTTATGCGGCAGTCTTGGCGCCGGCACCGTATTTGTTGCGGAACTTCTCGATGCGGCCGGCGGTGTCCACGATCTTCTGGGTGCCGGTATAGAACGGGTGGCACTCGGAACACACTTCGACATGCAACTCCGGCTTGCCGATGGTGGAGCGGGTCTTGAACTTGTTGCCGCAGCTGCAGGTCACGGCGATCTCGTTGTATTCAGGGTGAATGGCGGCTTTCATTTTGTCTTCCTTGCTAAAGTTGGGCGCGGCAGGTGTACGCGCACGGATTCCGTTTAAGGGGGGCGCATTATCCATAAAAAGAGGGGGTTGGGCAAATCCTTCTTGCGCGGGCGCTAGCGGACCTGGCCGCGTTCGATGCTGATGCCGACCTGCTTGCAGTTGCGGATGGCCTGCAGTTTGGCGACGCTGACCCGGACCCAGGGGGCGTTGAAGTCCTTGAGGATGATCTGGGCGATGTGCTCGGCCAGGGTTTCGAGCAGGGAAAAATGGCCGTCGCTCAAGACGGTCTGGATATGTTGCGCGACCTGGGCGTAGTCCAGCGCGTCGCCGATGTCGTCGCTTTGGCAGGCGCGGCTGTTGGGCAGGGCGATCTCCAGATCCAGCTGCAGTGTCTGCGGGACGCGCTTCTCCCATTCGTAGATGCCGATGAGGGTGACGACTTTGAGTTCGCGCAGAAAGATGATGTCCATAAGGTGTGGGGTTGTTCGTTTGGTGGCAATGGCGCATTCGAGTAAAATCCGCCGCCTCGCATTTTAAGGTATTCCCAGATGACCACCCTAATCTTTGTTGCAGGCGCTTACCTGATCGGTTCGGTTTCCTTTGCCGTCCTGATGAGCAGGGCGTTCGGCCTCGCCGACCCGCGCACTTACGGTTCCGGCAATCCCGGTGCGACCAATGTGCTGCGCAGCGGCAAGAAGGCGGCGGCGGCGCTGACCCTGATCGGCGACGCCGCAAAGGGCTGGCTGGCGGTATTCCTGGCGATCCGGTTCGCGCCGCATGATGCGGATGGCCTGATGCTGGTGGCGCTGGTCGCCCTGGCGGTGTTTCTCGGCCACGTGTTCCCGATCTTCCTGAAGTTCAAGGGCGGCAAGGGGGTGGCGACGGCGCTGGGGGTGTTGCTGGCGTTGAACGGCTGGCTGGGATTGGCTGTGCTGGGTACCTGGCTGCTGGTTGCGGTGGTGTTCCGTTATTCCTCGCTGGCAGCCCTGGTGGCGGCGATCGCCGCGCCGGTGTTTGCCATGCTGATCCAGTTGCGTCCCGAACTGGTGATGACGACGGCGATCATGTCGATGCTGCTGATCTGGCGCCATAAAGGCAACATCCAGAATCTGATGACGGGCAAGGAAAGCAGGATCGGCAGCAAGAAGGCCGATTCTCAGTCGGCGTAATTCAGATCGCGCAAGTCCCAGCGCGGTTTCACGTTGAAGCGGTAGTCGCGTTGCGCGGCTTGCTGCTGCAGGCGCATCGCGCCGGCAAGCGCGATCATGGCGCCGTTGTCGGTGCAGAATTCCAGGTCGGGATAGAACACCCTGCCGCCGCGTGCGCCGACGGTTTCATCCAGCCGGGCGCGCAATAGCCGGTTCGCGCCGACCCCGCCGGCCACCACCAGTTGATCCAGTCCGGCCTGCCCGAGCGCGGCAAGCGACTTCTGTACCAATACATCCACGATGGCTTCCTGTGCGGCGTATGCGATATCGGCGCGCGTCTGTTCGTCGAGGTCGTGCTGCTGCGTGAGCGTCAGCACCGCCGTCTTCAGTCCGCTGAAGCTGAAATCCAGATCCCCGCTGTGCAGCATCGGCCGCGGCAGCTTGAATCGTCCCGGTGTGCCGCGCTGGGCCAGCCTGGATAACAGCGCGCCGCCGGGATAATCCAGTCCCAGCAGCTTTGCGCTCTTGTCGAAGGCTTCGCCCGCCGCATCGTCCACCGATTCGCCGAGCAGGGCGTAACGGCCGACACCATCCACGCGCATCAGTTGCGTGTGCCCGCCGGAGACCAGCAGGGCGACAAACGGGAATTCGGGGGCGGGGTCGGACAGCAGCGGCGAAAGCAGGTGGCCTTCAAGATGGTGGATGCCGATGGTGGGTATGTCCAATGTATAGGCGAGCGCGCAGGCGATGCTGGCGCCGACCAGCAGGGCGCCGGAAAGCCCGGGGCCTTGCGTGTAAGCGATGGCGTCGACTTCGCCGAGCGTGCGGCCGGTCTTTTGCAGCAGGTCGCGGATCAGCGGCAGCGCATGGCGCACATGATCGCGCGATGCGAGCTCGGGCACGACGCCGCCATACTCGTTATGCAATGCGATCTGCGAGTGCAGTGTGTGTGCCAGCAGACCGCGCTCGGTGTGATACAGCGCGATGCCGGTTTCGTCGCAGGAAGATTCGATGCCCAATATCAGTTTCACGATTGCAGGTTCGCTGTAAATCTCGATGCGCGCATTGTACGGTTCAAGCGCGCCGCAGGGCGAGAGCACAAGAATGTGTGAATTTGTTTACAAAACGCTTGACGGGAAGTTCTCCGTCTATATAATGCGCACCTCTTCGCTGCCGAGGCGGCTGAAGCGGGAAAGAAAAAGTTCTTTAAAAGATAGAAGAAACAACCGATTAGTGTGGGTACATGTGCTTTGGCAGATGAATTTGCTTAGGCGAATGAGTCGAGCTCAAGACATATAGAAGTACCTCACACAAAATCGAAGATACGAAAAGTAAATTCGCTTTGAGTGAGATCTGCGGGTCAGAGATGACTTGCAAAAAAACAGCTAGATTGAACTGAAGAGTTTGATCCTGGCTCAGATTGAACGCTGGCGGCATGCTTTACACATGCAAGTCGAACGGCAGCACGGGTGCTTGCACCTGGTGGCGAGTGGCGAACGGGTGAGTAATGTATCGGAACATGTCCGGAAGTGGGGGATAACGTAGCGAAAGTTACGCTAATACCGCATATGCCCTGAGGGGGAAAGGTGGGGATCGCAAGACCTATCGCTTTCGGAGTGGCCGATATCAGATTAGCTAGTTGGTGAGGTAAAGGCTCACCAAGGCGACGATCTGTAGCTGGTCTGAGAGGACGACCAGCCACACTGGGACTGAGACACGGCCCAGACTCCTACGGGAGGCAGCAGTGGGGAATTTTGGACAATGGGGGCAACCCTGATCCAGCCATGCCGCGTGAGTGAAGAAGGCCTTCGGGTTGTAAAGCTCTTTCGGACGGAAAGAAACGGCTACGGTTAATACCTGTGGCTAATGACGGTACCGTCAGAAGAAGCACCGGCTAACTACGTGCCAGCAGCCGCGGTAATACGTAGGGTGCGAGCGTTAATCGGAATTACTGGGCGTAAAGCGTGCGCAGGCGGTTTTGTAAGACAGGTGTGAAATCCCCGGGCTTAACCTGGGAACTGCATTTGTGACTGCAAGGCTAGAGTGTGGCAGAGGGGGGTAGAATTCCGCGTGTAGCAGTGAAATGCGTAGATATGCGGAGGAATACCGATGGCGAAGGCAGCCCCCTGGGTCAACACTGACGCTCATGCACGAAAGCGTGGGGAGCAAACAGGATTAGATACCCTGGTAGTCCACGCCCTAAACGATGTCAACTAGGTGTTGGGGGAGGAGACTTCCTTAGTACCGCAGCTAACGCGTGAAGTTGACCGCCTGGGGAGTACGGCCGCAAGGTTGAAACTCAAAGGAATTGACGGGGACCCGCACAAGCGGTGGATTATGTGGATTAATTCGATGCAACGCGAAAAACCTTACCTACCCTTGACATGCCGAGAATCCTGAAGAGATTTGGGAGTGCCCGAAAGGGAACTTGGACACAGGTGCTGCATGGCTGTCGTCAGCTCGTGTCGTGAGATGTTGGGTTAAGTCCCGCAACGAGCGCAACCCTTGTCATTAATTGCCATCATTCAGTTGGGCACTTTAATGAGACTGCCGGTGATAAACCGGAGGAAGGTGGGGATGACGTCAAGTCCTCATGGCCCTTATGGGTAGGGCTTCACACGTAATACAATGGTCGGTACAGAGGGTAGCCAACCCGCGAGGGGGAGCCAATCTCAGAAAGCCGATCGTAGTCCGGATTGTTCTCTGCAACTCGAGAGCATGAAGTCGGAATCGCTAGTAATCGCGGATCAGCATGTCGCGGTGAATACGTTCCCGGGTCTTGTACACACCGCCCGTCACACCATGGGAGCGGGTTCTGCCAGAAGTAGTTAGTCTAACCGCAAGGAGGGCGATTACCACGGCAGGGTTCGTGACTGGGGTGAAGTCGTAACAAGGTAGCCGTATCGGAAGGTGCGGCTGGATCACCTCCTTTCTAGAGTACGCCTTGGTGCATGTATCCACACTTATCGGTTGTTTGAAAAGTTTCGAGACACGAGTGGGAAGTCACGAGTAGAAAACGCTCGTGACAGAAGACGCAGGCCCGAAACGAGCAAGATCGGGTCTGTAGCTCAGCTGGTTAGAGCACCGTGTTGATAACGCGGGGGTCGTTGGTTCGAGTCCAACCAGACCCACCAGGACAACAGTGCTGAGTACGGAGTACTGAGTGCTGGTAAAAAGGTTTACTCAGTGCCGAGCACTCAGAACTTGGCACTGGATTATGGGGGGTTTAGCTCAGCTGGGAGAGCACCTGCTTTGCAAGCAGGGGGTCGTCGGTTCGATCCCGTCAACCTCCACCAAACCTTTGCCTGGGGTGTCTTGAAACGGAAGCGGCGAGAAACGATATTCAAGCCTGGAGGCTTCGATATCGGCTTTTGCTGATAGAAAAAAGCAGTTCTTTAACAATTTGGAAGAAGTAAAGAAAGTGATTCACGCAAACGTGAGCACGGGGAGACCTGTGTGAGCGAATGCTGAAAAACATGGGTTTTGATTGTATCAAACCGAATCCATTCAAGTCGGATGGAGGAGGTCACAGACGCGAGACGGAAGTACTTGTAGCGTCCTTGGTCGAAAGGCCGAGGGTTTAACGTTATAGGGTCAAGCGAATAAGTGCATATGATGGATGCCTTGGCGATTACAGGCGATGAAAGACGTGTAAGCCTGCGAAAAGCTGCGGGGAGCTGGCAATAGAGCATTGATCCGCAGATATCTGAATGGGGAAACCCGGCCCGCAAGGGTCACTCCTGACTGAATACATAGGTCAGGTAGAGCGAACCCGGAGAACTGAAACATCTAAGTACCCGGAGGAAAAGAAATCAACCGAGATTCCGCTAGTAGTGGCGAGCGAACGCGGAGCAGCCTGCAAACTTTAGCTTCTGAATTAGTGGAACAGTCTGGAAAGTCTGACCATAGTGGGTGATAGTCCCGTACGCAAAAATTCAGGAGTGGAACTAGGTTTGGAACAAGTAGGGCGGGGCACGAGAAACCCTGTCTGAACATGGGGGGACCATCCTCCAAGGCTAAATACTCGTAATCGACCGATAGTGAACCAGTACCGTGAGGGAAAGGCGAAAAGAACCCCGGAAGGGGAGTGAAATAGATCCTGAAATCGTATGCATACAAACAGTGGGAGCGGACTTGTTCCGTGACTGCGTACCTTTTGTATAATGGGTCAGCGACTTACGTTCAGTAGCGAGCTTAACCGAATAGGGGAGG from Sideroxyarcus emersonii includes:
- a CDS encoding glycosyltransferase family 39 protein, with the translated sequence MYAYYTKLKEPEITPLKASFLFLLCAAWLLTGLFGHDPWKPDEAYSFGLIYHIIQNHDWIVPTLAGEPYLDKPPLYYWTAALFAKTLAPLLPLHDGARLATGFYTALTLLFVGLGGRELFGNNRGWPAAIILIGCLGMLVRAHEILTDNALLTGCAMMLYGYALSLRRAKLGGVLIGIGLGIGFMSKGFIAPMLFLLISLGLLLFRNWRTRGYFTTLAIALLCALPWFVVWPWLLFQHSPQLFTEWIWTRNIGRWFGYARSGDFRESLYYLKSLPWLAWPAAPLATWTVWEARKRIRQQPEFQLLLTSFIVMLLLLSFVPDINDQNGLPMLLPIALLATAALATVRRGAANALDWFGIMTFALLAIALWWGWAGLLLDNNAKITHWLKNYQPGFEPDFQALPFWIAVTVTVMWIVLVWRVGRSVRRSLINWAAGITLLWILAMTLWLPWLDSGKSYRHMVEDLKATLPQKYNCIAGVRLGDSQRAMLQYFGAISTRRNASHVCDLLLVQGDRLSKPIEDEIGWDKIWEGERKGDQNERFRLYRRIRQ
- the rpmE gene encoding 50S ribosomal protein L31, whose amino-acid sequence is MKAAIHPEYNEIAVTCSCGNKFKTRSTIGKPELHVEVCSECHPFYTGTQKIVDTAGRIEKFRNKYGAGAKTAA
- the folB gene encoding dihydroneopterin aldolase produces the protein MDIIFLRELKVVTLIGIYEWEKRVPQTLQLDLEIALPNSRACQSDDIGDALDYAQVAQHIQTVLSDGHFSLLETLAEHIAQIILKDFNAPWVRVSVAKLQAIRNCKQVGISIERGQVR
- the plsY gene encoding glycerol-3-phosphate 1-O-acyltransferase PlsY, producing MTTLIFVAGAYLIGSVSFAVLMSRAFGLADPRTYGSGNPGATNVLRSGKKAAAALTLIGDAAKGWLAVFLAIRFAPHDADGLMLVALVALAVFLGHVFPIFLKFKGGKGVATALGVLLALNGWLGLAVLGTWLLVAVVFRYSSLAALVAAIAAPVFAMLIQLRPELVMTTAIMSMLLIWRHKGNIQNLMTGKESRIGSKKADSQSA
- the tsaD gene encoding tRNA (adenosine(37)-N6)-threonylcarbamoyltransferase complex transferase subunit TsaD, whose product is MVKLILGIESSCDETGIALYHTERGLLAHTLHSQIALHNEYGGVVPELASRDHVRHALPLIRDLLQKTGRTLGEVDAIAYTQGPGLSGALLVGASIACALAYTLDIPTIGIHHLEGHLLSPLLSDPAPEFPFVALLVSGGHTQLMRVDGVGRYALLGESVDDAAGEAFDKSAKLLGLDYPGGALLSRLAQRGTPGRFKLPRPMLHSGDLDFSFSGLKTAVLTLTQQHDLDEQTRADIAYAAQEAIVDVLVQKSLAALGQAGLDQLVVAGGVGANRLLRARLDETVGARGGRVFYPDLEFCTDNGAMIALAGAMRLQQQAAQRDYRFNVKPRWDLRDLNYAD